A genomic stretch from Sulfurimonas sediminis includes:
- a CDS encoding ABC transporter permease, translated as MKKSIVSYLVKRFLRFDKDQPFIFISALLAFIGITLGVMVLLIAMALMNGFDKEFKDKLTVMNYPLTIIPKFYGAVNSNLLMDLEAKFPHLQFSPYIQSSVMARSGSRLEGGYLFGVNLEDEAKVNSVLAKAITGHTFKKFDVVVGKTLKEEFNLHVNDKLMYIFTNVEPGGLSVTPKIKRFKIKSFFDSGLSAYDKAYSYTTLEAMQTIEHMAANEYDGIHIYSKYPRKDIEKIKKVLPISVTVKGWWEDNMNFFAALEMEKTSLFIVLMLIILIASINIISSLLMTVMNRRGEIALLLSLGATTSEIKKVFLYLGIVIGITGILAGIVFGLSGIWLLSTFDIVSLPKDVYPTSRLPLDLTLHDFVFIVAGAFGIVVASSYYPAKKASEVDILTVLRNE; from the coding sequence TTGAAAAAATCAATAGTTTCTTACCTTGTTAAAAGATTTTTACGCTTTGACAAGGATCAGCCTTTTATCTTTATATCTGCACTTTTAGCCTTTATAGGAATTACGCTCGGTGTCATGGTGCTTCTTATTGCCATGGCCCTTATGAATGGTTTTGACAAAGAGTTTAAAGACAAACTGACTGTTATGAACTACCCTCTGACCATTATTCCAAAATTTTACGGTGCTGTAAACAGCAATCTGCTTATGGATTTGGAAGCAAAATTTCCTCATTTGCAGTTTAGCCCTTACATTCAATCCTCCGTGATGGCCAGAAGCGGTTCGAGACTCGAAGGTGGATATCTCTTTGGTGTCAATCTTGAGGATGAAGCGAAAGTCAATTCGGTACTTGCCAAGGCAATTACGGGGCACACCTTTAAAAAATTTGATGTTGTTGTAGGAAAAACTCTTAAAGAAGAATTTAATTTACATGTAAATGATAAACTGATGTATATTTTTACAAATGTAGAACCGGGCGGACTCTCTGTTACTCCAAAAATAAAGCGCTTTAAGATCAAGTCGTTTTTTGATTCAGGACTTTCGGCTTATGACAAAGCATACTCCTACACAACACTCGAGGCTATGCAGACCATAGAGCATATGGCTGCAAATGAATATGACGGTATTCATATATATTCCAAATATCCACGAAAAGATATAGAAAAAATAAAAAAAGTGCTGCCAATCAGTGTAACAGTAAAAGGCTGGTGGGAAGACAATATGAATTTTTTTGCTGCTTTGGAGATGGAAAAAACCTCTCTTTTTATTGTCCTGATGCTTATTATTCTTATTGCTTCTATCAATATCATCTCTTCTCTTTTAATGACTGTAATGAACAGAAGAGGCGAAATTGCACTTTTGCTCTCTTTGGGTGCAACAACATCTGAAATTAAAAAGGTATTTTTGTATCTGGGAATTGTTATAGGAATTACCGGTATTTTAGCCGGTATTGTTTTTGGATTGAGTGGTATATGGCTGCTGAGTACTTTTGATATTGTCTCTTTGCCAAAAGATGTTTATCCTACCTCAAGACTTCCTCTGGACTTGACACTGCATGATTTTGTTTTTATTGTCGCAGGTGCTTTTGGTATCGTTGTCGCTTCTTCTTATTATCCTGCCAAAAAGGCAAGTGAAGTAGATATACTGACTGTTCTTCGAAATGAGTAG